Proteins from one Telopea speciosissima isolate NSW1024214 ecotype Mountain lineage chromosome 1, Tspe_v1, whole genome shotgun sequence genomic window:
- the LOC122650569 gene encoding uncharacterized protein LOC122650569 has product MAALSVQSTPAEKIKLAQISVEEFQRISKAIKEDAQRELDFTLTENSVLMFRDRLCVPSDTQLRKGVLSEAHDSPYPISSEWKWKHVTMDFVTRLPRTPSDVNAMWVVDDRLTKTAHFIPVKITYSMDEPACLYIDNVI; this is encoded by the exons ATGGCAGCCTTATCAGTACAGTCGACACCAGCGGAAAAGATCAAGTTGGCCCAGATTTCCGTTGAGGAGTTTCAAAGAATAAGtaaggcaatcaaagaagacgCGCAGCGAGAACTGGACTTCACTTTAACTGAGAATAgtgttctcatgtttagagatcggcTATGCGTACCTAGTGATACTCAGTTGAGGAAGGGAGTATTATCTGAAGCCCATGATTCTCCTTATCCAATTTCCTCAG AGTGGAAGTGGaagcatgttaccatggatttcgtCACTAGGTTACCCCGTACACCTAGCGACGTCAATGCCATGTGGGTGGTAGATGACAGGTTGACGAAGACAGCTCATTTCATCCCTGTTAAGATCACTTACTCGATGGACGAGCCAGCTTGCTTGTATATTGACAATGTGATTTGA